One Candidatus Methylomirabilis tolerans genomic window, ACGACTGGATCAAAGCGGAAGCTGAGCTCGCCCAGCAGACGCCTGTCCCCGACTCCGATCGGGGAATCGTGTAGGAGGCAGCGACGGCGTGATGCTTCAAGTCGTAGAAGAGCTGGACAACTATCGCGTAGACTTCGAGCGGATCAAAAGGGACAGCACAGACGGGCGACCCCAGTGGATCGACCAGATTCGCACAGCGGCGTTCGGCCGGTTCGTCGAGCGGGGGTTTCCCGCGACTCGGCTCGAGGATTGGAAATATACCAACGTCGCTCCGATCGCCAGGACCCCGTTCAGACGCGCTGGACAGACCTGGGGAACATTGCCGGTCGAACCCTTCGAGGCCTTTACCCTCGAAGGGGTGGCGTGCGCTCAACTAGTCTTCGTGAACGGCCATTACACGCCCGAGCTTTCGTCGCTTGCGGCGCTTCCGGAAGGTGTTACGGCGAGCAGCCTGGCAACGGTTCTCGCCTGCAATCCGGCCTCGGTCGAGCCGCATCTGGCTCAGTACGCCAGTTACCACGATCAGGCGTTCGTGGCCCTCAATACAGCCTTCATGGAGGACGGAGCGTTCGTATCTATCCCGGAGGGTACGATCGTTGAGGCGCCTATCCACCTGTTGTTCATCTCCTCCGTGCCCTTCGACTTGGCCCCGGTGTCGTACCCCAGGAATCTGATCGTAGTCGGATCTCACAGCCAGGTCCGGATTGTCGAGAGCTACGTGGGGCTGAAACATGACGTCTATTTTACCGATGCAGTTACCGAGATCGTCGGCGGCGAGAACGCGACGATCGACTATTATAAGGTGCAGCAGGAAAGTGAGGAGGCCTTCCACGTGGCAACGGTGCAGGCACAGCTTGGACGCAGCAGCACGTTCTCGTCTCACGCCATTGACCTTGGTGGCGCCCTCGTCCGGAACAATCTGGACGTAGCGCTTGAAGGGGAAGGCGCCGAGTGCACCCTCAATGGCCTCTATATGGTGACGGGTCGGCAGCACGTGGATAACCACACGCGGATCGATCATATCCAGCCACATTGTCGCAGCCGTCAGCTCTATAAGGGTATCCTCGATGGGAAGTCGAGGGGGGTCTTCAACGGCAAGATCGTCGTGCGCAAGGCCGCCCAGAAAACCGACGCCAAGCAGGCCAACAAGAATCTTTTGCTGTCCGAGGACGCTGTTATTGACAGCAAGCCTCAGTTAGAAATCTTCAATAATGACGTGAAATGCACCCATGGTACGACCATTGGCCAGCATAACCAGGAAGCGATGTTTTATCTGCGTTCTCGCGGCCTCGATCTCGCGACTGCTCGCAGCCTATTGACCTATGCGTTTGCGAGCGAGTTGCTCAGCCGGATCAAGGTTGAACCGGTCCGAACCCAGCTCGAAGCACTCCTGCTCACGCGGCTTTGCGATGGCGCCG contains:
- the sufD gene encoding Fe-S cluster assembly protein SufD, which encodes MMLQVVEELDNYRVDFERIKRDSTDGRPQWIDQIRTAAFGRFVERGFPATRLEDWKYTNVAPIARTPFRRAGQTWGTLPVEPFEAFTLEGVACAQLVFVNGHYTPELSSLAALPEGVTASSLATVLACNPASVEPHLAQYASYHDQAFVALNTAFMEDGAFVSIPEGTIVEAPIHLLFISSVPFDLAPVSYPRNLIVVGSHSQVRIVESYVGLKHDVYFTDAVTEIVGGENATIDYYKVQQESEEAFHVATVQAQLGRSSTFSSHAIDLGGALVRNNLDVALEGEGAECTLNGLYMVTGRQHVDNHTRIDHIQPHCRSRQLYKGILDGKSRGVFNGKIVVRKAAQKTDAKQANKNLLLSEDAVIDSKPQLEIFNNDVKCTHGTTIGQHNQEAMFYLRSRGLDLATARSLLTYAFASELLSRIKVEPVRTQLEALLLTRLCDGAAPEETP